The Toxotes jaculatrix isolate fToxJac2 chromosome 6, fToxJac2.pri, whole genome shotgun sequence genomic interval TTAGCCGTTAAATTGACGAGTTgattaacagaaaattaatcgaCTTCAGTTCATAACTGCTTTGTTGTTTacgagattttttttctttggccttGAGTACCTGAACACAAACGTTAGCTGTATTCAGAGATGGAAACACTCATGTCAGTGGCAGATGCCAGGTCTCAGCAGGCTCTGCTGTCGAGGTGAACACACACTTTACAgtggtgtgtctgtgctgtgttcagCGTGTGTCACTGGTGATTTACTGAGGACTCAGTGTGGTCAAACTCAGTTAGATCAGCAAACCTAGTTCAGACATGGTAACTAGTAACACACCGCATGTCCATGTTTTACTTATGGCATGGTATGGAGAGGGATTGGCTTTATGCCTTTTCCCCTCCCACCCGTCCTGTCCTCATGAGGAATGCGAGGCATGTCCTGTCTGTTGAAACAGTGTACTGTATTTGGGGCTGTGCCGGGCCGGAGTCCCTAAGTATTTTGAAACCTTAATGGCACATAGTGTGGCCTTGTGGGGTCTGTCTAGTTTCACTTCTCTTTAAACTGTCCAATTAAAACATGAATACAAGAAAAATCAGGAAACTAAGGATTCTGTCTgctaaactttatttaaataattcaatGAACAGtgattgttatttattgttattagttTAGTAAACTGGACATTTCTTTGTAAAGTTTCTGGTACAGCACTAATTAATATTCAGCAAACAGAGACAGCACGAAGTGGTATAGTGTATTTAGACAGAACAGCTTATTGGACTCACCTGTGTTTCTCATTTACAGGTATGACATTAAGTGGTTATCAGAGGGAGTCACTAGCATGCTTTTCAATTTGAAATTTATGGTGAGTCACCTCTCTGCACTTCGTCCAGAggatcagattttaaaatagTTACTTGAATGTGTTATTTTCATATAATCTTAAATTTCCTTATTTGCCATGTTTTaaagtgtgtctgtctcctgttCTGCAGGATGTTACAGGATGAAACGTCTCAGGTCCTCAAGCAGCAGCGACAGTTCTGACAATGAGAGTGAGTCATCTGCCAGAGAGGCCTCAGACCATGAGCTGGACTGGATTTTATATTCACCACTGCTCTTTTATTaacatcctcttttttttttgtttaggtCCCTCAACCTCCTTTTGCTCGTCCAACAAGTATGGAAGCAAACCTGGAACCCCCGCCTCCAGCCAGAAGAAACCGGCCGAAGTAGGTTCCCATCGTCATCAGACTCTGCGTAGTGTGTTGTTAACCGTAACGAGCAGCGACAGACTAACTGTGCGCCctggcctctctcctctctcgcAGGTGTTCAGAAAAGACCTGATCAGTGCCATGAAGCTGCCAGACTCCCACCATGTCTCCCCAGAGGACTACTACCTGCTGGCAGACACCTGGAAGCAGGAGTGGGAGAAGGGAGTCCAGGTGCCGGCAAGTCCAGACACCATCCCGGAGCCGTCAGTCAGGTAACGCTGACTCTGCTGCCGGGGTTACTAgctgttttacatatttatttcactgtgtgaagATCCCTGATGTGCTGACAGATTTTGGTTGTGTCTTCTGTGATCAGAATTATTGCGGAGAAGCCCAAAGAGGTCCTGTACACCCACCAGAGGAAGTACATCCAGTGTGCTTGCCAGGACTCAGCTGAACCAGGTTATGTCAACATCAGAGAGCTGGCGGAGGCCATGTGTCGCTACGATCTGGACGACATGGACCTCTACTGGCTGCACACGCTCAACCAAGAGCTCGACCGCATGGGTAAGGAGCAGGCTTGTaaatgttaaacacacactgtattatGGCAGATAGATGATATCTGAACAGTGGACATCTGTCAGCTTAAGCTAGAAATAAGAGCATTAAGATTTGGATTTACGATATCCAGCAGTCTGCTGGGGTTTCTCTGAGCCTATGGAGttttgtccctctctgtcttccagGGGAGGAGCCCATAGACGAGCTGACCATGGAGCGCGCCATGGAAGCCCTGGAGAGGCAGTGTCATGACAACATGAACCACGCCATCGAGACAGTGGAGGGCCTGGGGATTGAGTATGACGAGGACGTCATCTGCGACGTGTGCCGCTCCCCCGACAGCGAGGAAGGGAATGACATGGTGTTCTGTGACAAGTGCAACATCTGTGTGCACCAGGTAAACACAGAGCGCCCTTCAATGCACAGGCAGCGTACAGGCAGCCATTTGGTTATTTATTCAGCTATTCAACAGAAATTGGCCCAGTTACTAGTGACAACTCTGCTGTCACTGGGAAATAATCTTGTTGACCAAGTTACCAAGAAGGCTTCTTAAAAATATTATACTAAATACAAAACACCCAAGAAAACCGACGGACACACGGTACAGaagaacacagaaatgaaaataggAGTTAGCCCTTGTGCTAGCTTACAGCTCTCAGTACCAGGACACGTTTGGACACGTGGAAGGTGTTTAAGTTTTAGCAAAACCTAATTTTCTTTCTCATGTGTTGTCAGTGAATGTGTCAGtcagacactgacagactgtTCTAACCTGCTGTTCTCACACAGGCCTGCTATGGCATAGTCAAAGTGCCTGTTGGAAACTGGCTGTGTAGGACGTGTGTCCTCGGCATCGACCCGCAGTGCCTTCTGTGTCCCCAGAAGGGCGGTGCCATGAAAGCCACACGTGCAGGCACCAAGTGGGCACACGTAAGCTGTGCTCTGTGGATACCAGaggtaaataaacaaacacatatatcCTCTGCTCTACCCTTTGACCTCTCTAAGCAAATCTACACTAACAGTGTTAAAGATCTCTGTTCATGATGGACGTTTTGCTGCTCTGTAGGTGAGCATTGCTTGTCCTGAGAGGATGGAGCCCATCACCAAAGTCTCCCACATTCCACCCAGTCGCTGGTCtctcatctgcagtctgtgtaaACTGAAGACAGGTGCATGTATCCAGGTGAGTGTGGATCTCTGTGGTCAGTAATGATTTTTTATCACAGGAACAATACAGTATCAGTTATTGTAAAGTTATTCTTGTTCAATTAAAGTCATTCTCCAACAGAAACATATGCTTTCAGTAGTaaacattctttaaaaaaaaggaatactTTAGCATTTTTGGAAAAGCACCTATTAGTTTTcaagagagttagatgagaagatcagttCTGCGCTGATACCTGTGTTGAATATGAGACCAGAGCAGCAGCCCGTTAGCTCAGCTTAGCGTAGGAAAGCCAACTGGACTCTGTCCAAAGTGTAAAAAATGCACCTGATGGCACCTCTGAAACTCACTGAGTGACATGTTATatcatgtttgtttaatctgcacaaaaacactGGCTACAAAGGTGAATAAGTCTGAAGCCTGCTCCTTTAAGGAGGCTGGAGACACAACAGATTCTAACACTCACCAAATCCATAGAAACTTGTCAAACCAATActtccatccattttctacaccTTATCCTGTTTAGCAAGTTGGATATGTTGCTGTTAAATTCTAACATCACTGACAACAACGAGATGCTCAAATTTACTATCAGTCCAGTAGGTAATAGTAAAGATACAAGAGATTTAGCTCCAGGACACGTTACAACTTTTCAGAAAGAATAATGAAAGTTACCCTCTTTGAGAAAACCCATGAAGTTACACATGCTAGTGACAAAAAAAGCAGATTGGtggtttattcactttcttagagacttagatgagaagactgataccactgtCAGATCTATATGCAGCAGCTAACTGGCGTAGTTTAGCATAAACTAGCATTAAGTgccttcttgtctttcttttactcTGCTGCACTAATAAGATATTTTCTTTTGGCCACCACACAGCCTTCCAGACAGTAATCCAATTATGAAACAAATCATTTAAACTCAAGTTCCtgagaaaaaagtgtttttctttaaaatatgtaaatgctTAAATCCTGTTATTAAATCTTGTTATTCCCAGCAATTGGGTTTATAGTCCATGTAAACATaatctgtttctcctctctacTCCCAGTGCTCTGTAAAGAACTGCACCACTCCCTTCCACGTGACATGTGCCTTTGAGCACAGTCTGGAGATGAAGACCATCTTGGACGAAGGGGACGAAGTCAAGTTCAAGTCTTACTGCCTCAAGCACAGCAAATCTAAATCTGGGGAGGCAAGCCTGAGCCCAGCTCGCTCTAAACCCCCCAGCGAGGCGGGGAAGGTGGGCCAGCGGGCACAGAGactgcaggagctggaggaggagttCTACACACTAATCCAGCTAGAGGAGCTGGCCCAGGCCCTTGGGCTCTCAGAGCGCTTAGTGGATTTCATCTATCAGTACTGGAAGCTGAAGAGGAAAAGCAACTTTAACAAAGCTCTGCTGCCCcctaaagaggaggaggagaacctGGTGCTGCAGCCTCAGGAGGACAGCATCCACACACGCATGCGGATGTTCATGCACCTGCGACAGGATTTGGAGAGGGTGGGTTTCTGATTACAAAGCAGGTTTTTCAGTACACACtgaattttattcatttttttagaTTGCTTATGCTCAATgagcattttttaaaagccaGTTTATGTGCTTGAATTCACGTTTTAGCCTATAAGCTAAGCGGACTATCATGTCCTACACCACACTAACGTAGGGACTCAATTTGTCAGTCTATTGTCAGTTATTCTGCTTATTTATTTCTGGATTCATTCTTTggtctaaaaaagtcaaaactgaaaaatgctgaTGAAAATCTCAAACTTAAAATATGTTGTTTggtcattaaaaacaaatgtaaggGCCAGCATTAGACTGACTGTGTGACCCAGCTGCTCCCAAAATATAAAGCTTActatcataaaaacacaaagacaagaagcAAATCTTCACACTGGTGAACGAGGAACTAGTTAATGTTCTAAGGGACTAAATCTTTCTGATCGTTtctatttcttttattctacaGGTGAGGAATTTGTGTTACATGGTGAGTCGCCGTGAGAAGCTGAAGCTGTTGCAGAGCAAAGCCCAGGAGCAGATGTTCAATTTACATGTGCAGCTCATGAACCAGGAGCTGTCAGCCGGTGAGCCATCTGCTGGATCATTCTTCCTTGTTTGCTGATACTGTGTTGTGTCATTTGAATCATAACTGTATTGtgaatttgtttgtctttctttgtcccaAGGACTTCCTGTTTCTTTCCCAGTGGAGAACATGCTGTTTCGACCTCCTCCACGGATAACTCTAAAGCTGAAAATGCCCAAAGCCTCAAATCTTGGAAATGGAAATGCCAGTTCCAAATCTGGTAACGGGCCTCTGTGTCCGGACAATAGCGGGAATGTTACTGAACATGCATGTGAAGGGCTGGGTCAGGGGAAGCCTCAGCTGCACGGCCGTGGTCGGAGAGAGGAGCGTCCCAACGGCCGACTGGCTTCCTCGAGCCTCTCGAACAGCCTGATGCTGCCTGTTAAGCCAACTGGCAAACCCTTTTCCCTGCATGCTGCTCTCCACGGCCACTCATCCAACAGTAATGGCAAACTGGACCAAGACCGGGCATGCGTGGCCAAATCTAACGGTCTCCCAGTGGCTCAGAAGGACAGTTCTTGCCAGACGCCCAGTCACCAGGACTCTTCAAATGAGGCTTTAGTCAAGAGCGGCTTTCGAAAATCTGCCATGGAGCACTTTGGCAGGTCATTCAAAGAGGCGACCATAAACTTGGTACGGACCACAGAGGACCTGCGGGCCTCTGACAAACTGTCCCGTAAGGGCTCAGCCAAGGAGAGACTATGGGCTAAACCCATGTCTGAGCACAAAGTGAAGAGCACGAGATCGTACCAGGACAGTGACGGATACTGTCCCGACCTGGAGCTCAGTGACTCAGAGCCGGAGGCCAAAGGGAAGCACCGGCGGCAGGTGGGGCTGCCGCAGCCAGATGCTCTGAGGAAAGGGGTCAGTCGTGGGAAACAGTCACTGGGCTCCAGGCATCCCATGCAAAGgtgacagctgtttttttttttgtttgtttttttaataaactcaCTGCCACTGTTCATTCCTGACCCTCTGGCAGTCTTCCTAAGTGCCAGGCTGTCTCTCTGAACACACCTCTATCAGGGACCAGACCAAGACACAGTGCTAATGGTGCTGTATACGTGAAGCAGAAGTCACATGAAGGGTGCTGTCGTCCAGATCACCAGATCTTCACCCAGTAGGATTAATGAAGAAGCAAAGTGCTGTGTCAGTCTTCTGAGATTATCGTGCATGCCTTTCATTTGTGGCGAGCATTTCATTTTATACTCTGCACAACTTGGTATTAAACATCCCTGTTCCCTGACACACAGGTTCCAATTGCCTTTGACTAAAAATGTTGTACATAAGATGTTCACATTGGGATGTACATAATGTGTAACTGACCCACACGTTCCACTTTACTGACACTTCGGTGTCAGTGTGGCCTAGAAATTAAAACTTGCTGGATGAAAATTTTGTAGTGAACTCTAGAATCTGCTGCACTTCCTGTTCCTTCTCACAGGTGATAAACAGACTTGTGACCTTTACGTTTGTCATTCTTCTGAAACACAGATGCCTTTTGTATGTAGGAATGCAGTTTCAAACTTTAAGTACCTTCACGTTTGAAGGTTATAAAACTAAACATAACGGAAAGCAATTAAGCTCCTCTTAGTCTCAATGGGAGGAAACGTGTGTGAAGCAGTATCACTACATTCCCTGGTGCATCGTTCAGGTGCAACCTGAGCTGGATGCATTAAAGCAAAGAGTGAGTACAGATCTGGGATCGATAACTGGCCTCAAGTCATTACATGACCAGCCTTAAATatcacagctgattttttttttttttttaattaaacagctTTGCCAAATATGAACAAAttttacaaacttttttttttttttttaaatacaaacagCTGTACAATAACCTTTCTGAAATAACATACATCATAAAATTAAGAAGACAAGGATTTAAAGAGGATATGTGATCAAAGAATAAATACCAAGGATTTGGTGTCAATTTTCAGTCAATGATTGGAAAATCAGACACACTGAAGTTGTGCTCAGAAACGGCTGTGTAATTGTAGTCTGACACTCAGCCCCACTATTCACTTAGAATTATTCAGGTGTAATGAAGGCAAGTTGTGAGACTTGCATTTTGGTGAAAAGTTACCAATAAAGAAAGTTTAAGCAAGCAGTCGCAAAGTGGTGTTTCACTTTGCCCTTTACAGAGACCCTCAGCCTGAGCCGACTGTCCACAACAAGTCAAATGACCTTGTCAAGCAGAGGAAATTCAAACTGTGGCTCCACTCAAACTAAGAGGAGCAAGGTTTATGCCACTGAAGGTGAATAAATGTGCCATCACTACATGTTCCATAAACCAGAAACTCGAAATGCTAAAGTGCAACGTGGCTTTCACTCCTGACAAGCATAAATATGTATCCCTCTCCTCCTGAGCAGCATAAACAAATACTGTCTCAATGCATTTTTGCTCTGTTAGCATTTTCGGTTTTTAACTACATCAATGACAAACACTGTTATGACTGAAGTGGATTGTAAATTGCAGATACAGGTCCACACTTGAACACTAGCACATTCAGAACACATCCAACACGTAGGGAAACAATAAGGATTTACATAAGCATTTTGGAAAGGACATTCTTAAATAAAATGCCCTGAGCAGCgaggcataaaaaaaatctatcagtTATTTACATGGAAAGCTAGATGGCAGCAATGCCACACTTACCAACGAAACCCATCACTGTACACAGCCTGATTTCAGGCAGGGTATGTATAGGCTGTATGTACAGGCCTTTTCACAGTAGACATGTTCCCGCTCTGTAGCCAGTGAATCACATGcataactaataacattaattaaCTATAACTGAGCTCTGCTCAGTTTTGGTATTTCAGTGTCCCAGCCTGTAAGAGGTGAAACTAAATGAAATACAGCCATTCACaatgttattattttcacaTGTACTTTAACCAGTGAAATGTTAAGAAAAATGCATtgaacagagaagaggaagctAAACTAAAGTCAGCAACACTGGAGCAGTTTGTCTAGTTTGCTTCACCACACTGGTTAATGCTGTCTCAGGGTTTATTGAACCGCTGAACAAGCTGAGCAAGACCTGACCAACCAAATtatcacaaaacaaacagacaacttAATCAATTTCCTCTTGGGAAATGCATTTTAGTACAGAGGTCAACCTCTGGTacaatgaaatacattttttttttcagataacaGGCAGCTGCTACATAAACTGGTGGGTTTGGCAGATatttacacatgaacacatcacCACGTCTGAATATAGTATAGAGAATAAAGGTATTTGCATCTTACAAACcttattcatttattacagAAAGGGGAACTAACTTAGTTCACTGATGAACACTGTTATCACGTAGATCAGCACTTCACAACCTTTTTGTGAACCCTGTAAATCATCACAATGTCTAATCATGACCTGTCATGGGTTGCATATGTCTGCATGAGCAGATCAAtcaaaaagtgacattttctcttcactttgtCTCATTTCAATTGCTTTTAGTGATCTCAACAGTTAAAACCATCCAAAAAACTAtccaaaaatataaattaaaaaagatgTCAGGAAATAAACATaatacagaaatgtatttttttttaaaggtaagCTGTCAGGTTTTTAAACACTAGTACTGCTATGGAGCAACATTTCTACAAGTGGGCCCATTTTGTTTGTATCGTGCACATACACGTCTGTGACACATTCCCACCGCGAGCTTTCTGGTGGTAAGGAAAGGAGGTTAGCAACCATAgcctgtataaaacatggacgtagcgcCCGTGACATCACCCATTGgcttcggggagtcggttttgtgaccaaatcatgggcatttgagctgcgccatcttggattttagtgcgAGTGTactccatatttggcgaagaggccgggaacccgcccacttagcaatacttaatatttaccggctttcaccgctgcctccatccactatccacttacagttacagcagcacacaatcaacagcagccgcttactgacggagctactctgtccatgcaatgtcggacttttgaaacagaaaaatgagacgaaatataactctagcctagtattccctcaataaacggactctgagagcacggaacacaccgcaacagcgttcctaacattagctgctccggtcctctatcaatcaatcacttaatcaatcaagaactttatttgtgccctggggggcaattcaaggcacgtgaacagtttacacacacaacacaatgctATCtatatcagcagcgaccataaatcggcagtCGTTAGCCAGCGGCacaatatgctaatacatgctaattagtgtaaacatccaggtaaaatagtgagaaatttacttaccgaaaaaactgcacagactccttcgacggtcggttagtacagtctacactacaacgaCCCAtgttgtcacaaaaacctatccgaacattggcaaacaaacacggacactgcagacccagtcaaccgctggaggtagccggaagtctctggatgtagccgcctggCGCAGCCGACgttttagcaaagagctaactgccagtgcctgtctatggaactgtcactcaacgtaaccacgccctaatttatgtaacaCACTGCTGTGCTTGGAGCTAAATGCGAACACCTGCATGCTGACATGCTAACATTGACAGTGCTAACAGGCTTCTGTTCAGCTAGCGAGCTAGCAGGCACCATCTGAGTTTAGctcgttagcatgctaacatttgctaattgtCACTGAACACAAAGGGCACCAAGTACCGGATGAACTAAAATAGTGACCtgttccttaaaaaaaaaaaaaagcaggatgTATGTCTGAACCATGTTGAACCTCTGGCCACACCCGTTTGGTGACGTCTCGCCAGGTGTTTTACCATGAACaacgggggaggggggggggggggggggcacccaTATCACCTGCTGTGACATCAGCTGGTCAGCTGGGGGGGGATGTGGGCAGAGCTGCAGTATATCCGGGAGTTTTCAGCCTCAGAGATCCGTACAGCAGCATCGCCTCTCTGCGCTCAGTGGGCTCTTTAAGAGCAGAGCCTCTCTGCATCTGCTGATCTGTCAGCAGGGGCTGAGCCGCCCGCCCTGCACATCCCGCCTCTGCATCTCAGGGGACCGACAGACACCCGGCTCACGGCGGGACTCACTCACCGCTGATGCACCCGAAGCACCCGGCACATCATACGTGGATAATCAGTAGTCGAAACTAAAATGCGCCGGGCCCACCGTCCTCGCCATCCCGGGCTGTGCAGGTGTAAGAGGTAACCGGACTGAGCTGCTGGGGAGGGACACGGCCACTCTTTATATCTGCGGATCACATCATACATGTTTTATGTACAGCCATGACATTTTCCGATGCTTTGGTATGGAGGACTTCCTCTGGAGCACGCCTTTAATTTCAGTCACCGTATTTGGCCTCTCTGGTGGTTCGGCCGGTTCAGCTGGATCAGCGACTGGaggaaacaacagcagcactttgaTTAAGTAAGTGTGAGATACACAGGACTACACCTCTCACATTACTGTGACACTGAACACCCTGCTGTAGCTTTTATACAACATTTATGGAATATTTATCTTGATACCCCCCAAAAACAAACCAGAATGCCCCACAAGCTATGTATCTCCAAACATGATAACAGCATCGGGATATGGGAACATAATCTATCATGcctttaaatgtgtgttgaCTGATGTTGTGCAGGTGGTGGAGCTCAGTATGTCCTCGGTGGTGGTGTCCCAGCTGAGTGAGCTGAGCCTGGGAGAGCTACCCATGGAGAGCTGGATGTCTCACCTGCCATGTGCTCTGTGGGACACCCCCCTGTACCACCTGGCCATCCCGGGTAGGCTGCCACAGAACAGCACGCTGTAGTGCTGATGAAGCTGACTGTTAATTGAATGGTTttagtgaaagtgtgtgtgttgtgtgagtgGTTTCGGTGGTTCCTGGCTGCTGGTGAAAGTGCCCCTGACAGCTTATCTTTCCCCCATGTAGGCAGCCACAATGCAATAACCTACTGTCTGGATATGAATGACAGATCCCCTGTTGACCTCACCCAACCAGACATGCTTCAAAAGCTGGACAAATACATGAAGCCTCTTATTCGCCCCTTTGTGTACAAATGGGCGATAACCCAGGTAATGAATCCCAGAGGAAGACGCACCAGCAAGTTGTTACTCATTGTTAATGAGATAATATTTTAAGCTGGACCTCTGATAATGAATCCCTGAATCCCGTGTCTTGCAGGAGTACACTATAAAACAGCAGCTGGACTGTGGGGTCAGATACTGTGACCTGAGAATTGCACACAGGCCCAATGACAGCTCCACTGATCTTTATTTCTACCATGGCGTTTACACCACACTCACTGTGGAGGTATGTTTACAAGATGTTGCCACAGTGACATTTATGCTCCCGTAAAGGCTCATCTGCATCGAGAACAATAACCATAAAGAACAACAGTACAGTCATGCTCAGCAAAGACTCACCACTGCAGTGAGATACTAAATCCCCTTACTGCTGCTAAATTACTCTTACGGAAGTTTTTAAAGCAGCCCAATTACTGCAGCAGGAACACAGAACTTTTATTTAGAACCTTGTTCTTTAGCCAATTTCTCATGTGTTGTTGGTGTTATTTTCATATGGGAGTAGGCACAAACATGGGTCTAGCAAGACCAAAAGCAGCATCCTGCCCTGGGAACATATGTCAAAGGTTTGTCTTTGCATTCTCACATGTATTAACATGATGAAGCCACTAAACAGACCTTTATCTGTGAAATTATGGTGGATATTAGGTGGCTCATAGCGACCAAATCATCCAGTAAATATAGAAAGCATTTTTATACTTAAAAATATCCATAAGCCCCTTGGGCTGCAGAATAAGTTTTAAAACCTTTCAAGCATCTGGTAATCTCCTCTATCCACAGCAGATTTGGCAAATTCCATCATGTAGCACTCGTGTGCGAACGCCAAAAAAATCATGTCCTACAAAACAGCTAATCCTGGCAGTGTTCCAGGTGTGCTATTAAACAAGGCTGTCAAGTGTGCATGAAAAGATGGAGCCCTGCAGTGGAAGAAAACTAAACGGTACCTTGTGTTTTCCTGACAGACTGTTCTAATGGAGATAAGGGAGTGGCTGGACGCCCATCCCAAAGAGGTGGTCATTCTCTCCTTCAGCCACTTCCTGGGCCTGAGCCAGGAGCTCCAC includes:
- the jade3 gene encoding protein Jade-3 isoform X1, whose product is MKRLRSSSSSDSSDNESPSTSFCSSNKYGSKPGTPASSQKKPAEVFRKDLISAMKLPDSHHVSPEDYYLLADTWKQEWEKGVQVPASPDTIPEPSVRIIAEKPKEVLYTHQRKYIQCACQDSAEPGYVNIRELAEAMCRYDLDDMDLYWLHTLNQELDRMGEEPIDELTMERAMEALERQCHDNMNHAIETVEGLGIEYDEDVICDVCRSPDSEEGNDMVFCDKCNICVHQACYGIVKVPVGNWLCRTCVLGIDPQCLLCPQKGGAMKATRAGTKWAHVSCALWIPEVSIACPERMEPITKVSHIPPSRWSLICSLCKLKTGACIQCSVKNCTTPFHVTCAFEHSLEMKTILDEGDEVKFKSYCLKHSKSKSGEASLSPARSKPPSEAGKVGQRAQRLQELEEEFYTLIQLEELAQALGLSERLVDFIYQYWKLKRKSNFNKALLPPKEEEENLVLQPQEDSIHTRMRMFMHLRQDLERVRNLCYMVSRREKLKLLQSKAQEQMFNLHVQLMNQELSAGLPVSFPVENMLFRPPPRITLKLKMPKASNLGNGNASSKSGNGPLCPDNSGNVTEHACEGLGQGKPQLHGRGRREERPNGRLASSSLSNSLMLPVKPTGKPFSLHAALHGHSSNSNGKLDQDRACVAKSNGLPVAQKDSSCQTPSHQDSSNEALVKSGFRKSAMEHFGRSFKEATINLVRTTEDLRASDKLSRKGSAKERLWAKPMSEHKVKSTRSYQDSDGYCPDLELSDSEPEAKGKHRRQVGLPQPDALRKGVSRGKQSLGSRHPMQR
- the plcxd1 gene encoding PI-PLC X domain-containing protein 1 isoform X1, translating into MSSVVVSQLSELSLGELPMESWMSHLPCALWDTPLYHLAIPGSHNAITYCLDMNDRSPVDLTQPDMLQKLDKYMKPLIRPFVYKWAITQEYTIKQQLDCGVRYCDLRIAHRPNDSSTDLYFYHGVYTTLTVETVLMEIREWLDAHPKEVVILSFSHFLGLSQELHMLLLTTIRNVFTSKLCPKTEVLTLRNLWALGYQVIVSYEHNIASCHSDLWPHIPYWWANKCKAEALIEEFEHRKQHGRPGGFFVTGINLTEDLKYICTHPTESLKDLVMSTYPTLLSWVTEQTPGSRVGSLNIIAGDFITESHFVPTVVTLNEKLLKWSS
- the jade3 gene encoding protein Jade-3 isoform X2 → MKRLRSSSSSDSSDNESPSTSFCSSNKYGSKPGTPASSQKKPAEVFRKDLISAMKLPDSHHVSPEDYYLLADTWKQEWEKGVQVPASPDTIPEPSVRIIAEKPKEVLYTHQRKYIQCACQDSAEPGYVNIRELAEAMCRYDLDDMDLYWLHTLNQELDRMGEEPIDELTMERAMEALERQCHDNMNHAIETVEGLGIEYDEDVICDVCRSPDSEEGNDMVFCDKCNICVHQACYGIVKVPVGNWLCRTCVLGIDPQCLLCPQKGGAMKATRAGTKWAHVSCALWIPEVSIACPERMEPITKVSHIPPSRWSLICSLCKLKTGACIQCSVKNCTTPFHVTCAFEHSLEMKTILDEGDEVKFKSYCLKHSKSKSGEASLSPARSKPPSEAGKVGQRAQRLQELEEEFYTLIQLEELAQALGLSERLVDFIYQYWKLKRKSNFNKALLPPKEEEENLVLQPQEDSIHTRMRMFMHLRQDLERVRNLCYMVSRREKLKLLQSKAQEQMFNLHVQLMNQELSAGLPVSFPVENMLFRPPPRITLKLKMPKASNLGNGNASSKSGNGPLCPDNSGNVTEHACEGLGQGKPQLHGRGRREERPNGRLASSSLSNSLMLPVKPTGKPFSLHAALHGHSSNSNGKLDQDRACVAKSNGLPVAQKDSSCQTPSHQDSSNEALVKSGFRKSAMEHFGRSFKEATINLVRTTEDLRASDKLSRKGSAKERLWAKPMSEHKVKSTRSYQDSDGYCPDLELSDSEPEAKGKHRRQVGLPQPDALRKGVSRGKQSLGSRHPMQSLPKCQAVSLNTPLSGTRPRHSANGAVYVKQKSHEGCCRPDHQIFTQ